One Temnothorax longispinosus isolate EJ_2023e chromosome 8, Tlon_JGU_v1, whole genome shotgun sequence genomic region harbors:
- the LOC139817730 gene encoding uncharacterized protein — MESINDENSPNVEYNSENVNELIIHYVRSLPQLWDLKNKEYRDNVLKKKLWCQVAQELNVTDEFVKNRWRQLRDRYLKEKKKSVTKSGQAAHHYFPWPLMASLSFLSDVVEPRKTVTNCQSFVIKRPSSIDTSSPVPLETFETEGYMQNDTEEEFQVDNMQDTNTRQAGQTQFCPPRPLSILSCRNSASPRPNSALSRPNSVSPSPNSASPRPNSASPRPNSASPCPYSVSLNSALPRPPRAQSRPPSMSPHSESYSDSHSQQNQTQPAKRGKRQLTETRTDAVDQAILNFVEKRTSTDTINSDDLFYLSISRDLQHLNVNAKLRLKTLVLQALSQVVAEEQNIT, encoded by the exons ATGGAATCGATCAACGATGAAAATTCGCCAAATGTGGAATATAATTCTGAGAACGTCAATGAACTTATTATTCATTACGTCAGAAGCCTCCCGCAGTTATgggatttaaaaaacaaagagTATAGAGacaacgttttaaaaaaaaaattgtggtGTCAGGTAGCTCAGGAACTTAATGTGACTG atgAGTTTGTGAAGAACCGATGGAGACAGCTTCGAGATAGGTAcctaaaagagaaaaagaagtcCGTAACAAAAAGTGGGCAAGCAGCTCATCATTATTTTCCATGGCCACTTATGGCAAGCTTAAGTTTTTTGTCGGATGTAGTGGAACCTCGCAA aaCTGTAACAAACTGCCAAAGTTTTGTCATTAAACGTCCATCATCCATTGATACGTCATCGCCAGTACCATTGGAGACATTTGAAACAGAAGGATATATGCAAAATGACACAGAAGAAGAGTTTCAAg tGGACAATATGCAGGATACTAATACGAGGCAGGCAGGACAAACACAATTCTGTCCACCGCGTCCGTTAAGTATACTGTCTTGTCGTAATAGTGCCTCGCCTCGTCCTAATAGTGCCTTGTCTCGTCCTAATAGTGTCTCGCCTAGTCCTAATAGTGCCTCGCCTCGTCCTAATAGTGCCTCGCCTCGTCCTAATAGTGCCTCGCCTTGTCCGTATAGTGTCTCGCTTAATAGTGCTTTGCCTCGTCCTCCAAGAGCTCAATCTCGACCTCCGAGCATGTCGCCTCATTCTGAGAGCTATTCTGATAGCCATTCTCAACAAAATCAGACCCAACCTGCAAAACGAG gaaaaagGCAATTGACTGAAACGCGTACAGATGCGGTCGATCAGGCAATTTTAAACTTTGTGGAAAAACGAACTTCAACCGACACCATTAATTCAGACGACCTTTTCTATTTGTCTATATCGCGGGATTTACAGCATCTAAACGTAAATGCGAAATTACGTTTAAAGACACTTGTATTACAAGCGCTTTCTCAAGTTGTGGCAGAGGAACAAAATATAACTTGA